From Candidatus Poribacteria bacterium, one genomic window encodes:
- a CDS encoding Gfo/Idh/MocA family oxidoreductase, producing MSQPIRVAILGLGQRGLQHLKALWKLQGEGLTKIAALIDVFEENLAEAKIQRYVEGFQIDGIHTSTDFGETLAELSLDAIYFALPPGVHNGEIIEAANAGVHIFAEKPMSLYLNEAVDMERVIQENGVISTAGFQQRYDARYEAVHDFLADKQPVMTTMIGNGALEGHSIKHTKTETLGGPANRVWTANYEWSGATVVEGGIHQTDLMRYWFGDIAWVEASYIHRDAADIVDGGDNPYAYSVRYGFERGCIANLILSRLRQTYFSDGYESILWTHGHLKFEGNDVVAYYYDGQYPPAQTPSTEAVRHLLPLPRGVDPTEQISRAFLGAIGTGNSDQLRSTFGSSMNSLAAVLGANVSDQLDGERIYLKDFLVDAKYDRFRRKPANG from the coding sequence ATGAGCCAACCAATTCGCGTTGCGATACTCGGTCTTGGACAACGTGGACTTCAGCATTTGAAAGCCCTTTGGAAACTCCAAGGCGAGGGGCTTACCAAAATTGCGGCGTTAATCGACGTTTTTGAGGAAAACCTTGCGGAGGCAAAAATCCAGAGGTATGTGGAGGGATTTCAGATTGATGGCATCCACACCTCGACAGATTTCGGGGAAACTCTCGCAGAATTGTCGTTGGATGCGATCTATTTCGCCTTGCCGCCCGGGGTACATAACGGCGAGATTATCGAAGCGGCGAATGCGGGAGTTCACATCTTTGCTGAAAAGCCGATGAGCCTATACCTCAATGAAGCCGTTGACATGGAACGTGTGATACAGGAGAACGGCGTTATTTCCACAGCAGGGTTCCAACAGCGGTACGATGCGCGTTATGAAGCTGTCCACGACTTTCTCGCGGATAAACAACCTGTAATGACCACCATGATAGGCAATGGTGCGCTTGAAGGTCATTCAATCAAACATACTAAAACTGAAACCTTGGGTGGCCCTGCCAATCGTGTCTGGACGGCAAACTACGAGTGGTCTGGGGCGACGGTCGTGGAAGGCGGCATTCACCAGACGGATCTGATGCGGTATTGGTTTGGGGACATCGCGTGGGTTGAAGCGAGTTATATCCACCGTGACGCGGCAGACATCGTTGATGGTGGGGATAACCCGTATGCCTACAGTGTAAGATACGGCTTTGAGCGTGGTTGTATTGCAAATCTCATCTTGTCCCGTCTTCGCCAAACGTATTTTAGTGACGGGTATGAAAGTATACTCTGGACGCACGGACATCTGAAGTTTGAAGGAAATGATGTCGTTGCATACTACTACGATGGGCAATATCCGCCGGCGCAAACACCATCAACAGAAGCAGTGCGCCATCTACTACCGCTGCCCCGTGGCGTAGATCCAACCGAACAGATTAGCCGCGCTTTTCTCGGTGCGATTGGGACGGGGAATTCGGATCAACTTCGGAGTACATTCGGGAGCAGCATGAATAGCCTTGCTGCGGTGCTGGGTGCGAACGTCTCTGATCAGCTGGACGGTGAGCGCATATATCTCAAGGACTTTCTGGTGGATGCGAAGTACGATCGTTTCCGTCGAAAACCTGCTAACGGATAG
- a CDS encoding dihydroxy-acid dehydratase, producing the protein MKTKNPAGIKSGLTNYGDPEFSVYIRKAFAKAMGYSDQELERPIVGIINTFSGFNSCHHNFADLIEAVKRGVLSHGGLPIEFPTISLGEMFTAPTTMMFRNLMAMDTEEMIRAQPMDGVVLLGGCDKTVPAQLMGAVSADRPAVSLVAGPMITGDYQGERLGACTDCRRFWGEYRAGRLTSDEVAEVESRLCSSTGTCMVMGTASTMAALAEALGLMLPGGAAIPAVMSERRRHAEATGRTIVSMIKNDLRPSRILTQQSFENAIRLLMAIGGSTNGVIHLTAIARRLGIKLKLTDFDRISDETPVIVNLKPSGEYYMEDLFKAGGVPVVMKVLEDVLHRDARTLLGNTIGENLSDVPRPAAWQDVIKPRTAPLYESGTLASLYGNLAPEGAVIKRSAASPDLLTHRGPAVVFKSLEDLHDRLDDPDLPVTPEHIIVLQNAGPIGGPGMPEAGYLPIPKKLLRAGVKDMVRISDARMSGTAFGTIVLHIAPEAAIGGPLALVEDDDLIELDVPNKRLELLVDDAVLAKRKERLVLPEPHFQRGYGLLYTQHIEQAHLGCDFDFL; encoded by the coding sequence ATGAAGACAAAAAATCCAGCAGGCATCAAAAGCGGGTTAACAAACTACGGGGATCCAGAGTTCAGCGTCTACATCCGTAAAGCGTTTGCGAAAGCGATGGGATATTCGGATCAAGAGTTGGAACGCCCAATCGTTGGCATCATCAACACCTTCAGCGGTTTTAATAGCTGCCATCACAATTTTGCCGACCTTATCGAAGCGGTGAAGCGGGGGGTGTTGTCTCACGGCGGGCTGCCGATTGAATTCCCAACAATTTCCCTTGGAGAGATGTTTACCGCGCCTACCACGATGATGTTCCGCAACTTAATGGCGATGGACACGGAGGAGATGATCCGTGCCCAGCCGATGGACGGTGTTGTCCTACTAGGCGGGTGCGATAAGACGGTTCCCGCTCAGTTGATGGGGGCTGTAAGCGCAGATCGTCCGGCGGTCAGTCTGGTCGCCGGACCGATGATCACCGGGGATTATCAGGGCGAGCGACTTGGGGCTTGCACCGACTGCCGTCGATTTTGGGGCGAATATCGCGCTGGACGTTTGACCAGCGACGAGGTGGCTGAAGTTGAAAGTCGGTTGTGTTCTAGCACGGGGACTTGTATGGTAATGGGTACTGCTAGCACAATGGCAGCATTGGCGGAGGCACTTGGACTGATGTTGCCCGGTGGCGCCGCTATCCCCGCGGTGATGTCGGAGCGGCGGCGTCATGCGGAAGCTACGGGTAGAACAATTGTTTCAATGATCAAGAACGACCTCCGTCCTTCGAGGATTTTGACACAGCAGTCTTTCGAGAACGCCATCCGTCTCCTGATGGCGATTGGTGGTTCAACGAATGGTGTCATCCACTTGACAGCGATTGCGCGGCGGCTCGGTATTAAGCTTAAACTCACCGACTTTGATCGAATCAGCGATGAGACTCCGGTCATAGTGAATCTTAAACCGAGCGGAGAGTATTATATGGAGGACCTTTTTAAGGCGGGTGGGGTTCCAGTGGTGATGAAAGTGCTTGAAGACGTTCTCCATCGAGATGCCCGGACATTGTTAGGGAATACCATTGGGGAGAATCTCTCTGACGTGCCTCGACCTGCTGCGTGGCAGGATGTCATTAAGCCCAGAACGGCACCGCTGTATGAATCTGGAACGCTTGCTAGCCTTTATGGGAACTTAGCGCCGGAGGGAGCGGTGATTAAGCGTTCAGCGGCCTCACCGGATCTACTGACGCATCGCGGACCGGCAGTCGTGTTCAAGTCACTGGAAGATTTGCACGACAGGCTTGATGATCCCGACTTACCCGTCACTCCAGAGCATATCATTGTTCTACAGAACGCTGGTCCCATCGGCGGACCGGGGATGCCGGAGGCGGGCTATCTCCCGATACCGAAAAAACTCTTGCGGGCGGGCGTTAAAGACATGGTTCGCATTTCTGATGCTCGGATGAGCGGAACGGCATTCGGCACGATTGTGCTTCACATTGCTCCCGAAGCGGCTATCGGTGGACCTCTCGCGTTGGTGGAAGATGATGATCTGATTGAGTTAGATGTCCCAAACAAGCGGTTGGAACTGTTGGTTGATGACGCAGTATTAGCCAAGCGGAAGGAGCGGCTTGTCCTTCCCGAACCGCATTTCCAGCGGGGCTATGGGCTGCTATATACCCAGCACATTGAGCAGGCGCACTTGGGTTGTGATTTTGATTTTCTTTAG
- a CDS encoding carboxymuconolactone decarboxylase family protein, with product MLEEQYQKGVEQFSKMVGTHKIDELREKFRSLSPDFERCVMGVVGGEIWSRPNLDLRTRSLCSIAILAALGRVNALELNVQMALNNGATKAEIVEVFFQVAAYAGFAAAWDGLEKVNEIFKG from the coding sequence ATGCTTGAAGAACAATATCAAAAAGGTGTTGAACAGTTTTCAAAAATGGTTGGTACTCATAAAATAGACGAGTTGAGAGAAAAATTTAGGTCGTTATCTCCGGACTTTGAAAGGTGTGTGATGGGAGTTGTTGGTGGTGAGATTTGGAGTCGTCCCAACTTAGATTTAAGAACGCGGAGCCTTTGTAGCATTGCGATTTTAGCGGCATTGGGTCGAGTGAATGCCCTAGAACTAAACGTTCAAATGGCATTGAATAACGGTGCAACGAAGGCTGAAATCGTTGAAGTCTTTTTTCAAGTTGCCGCGTATGCTGGTTTTGCGGCGGCATGGGACGGGTTAGAAAAAGTCAATGAGATCTTCAAAGGATAG
- a CDS encoding amidohydrolase family protein produces the protein MPFGGNDWLALTPEPTLEPEIPICDPHHHFWDFRTERVPYQRYLLHELANDVNSGHNVRSTVFVEARAMYRAEGPEEMRPVGEVEFVQGLAAASASGLYGPCRAAAAIVGHANLNLGEQVEPVLQALQAASPNRFRGIRHAVTWDPHPEVENTSAHRVEGQLATDNFRAGARVLADMGPQLPELADFARAVPDLTIILNHIGGLLRVGPYASRDDEVLATWRSGIAAVAECPNVNVKLGGIGMPRTGFDWHARTTPAGSEELASDMAPLMNYCIEQFGPDRCMFESNFPVDKVSYSYHVMYNAFKRLSSGYSVDERAAMFHDTAVRVYRIEI, from the coding sequence ATGCCATTTGGAGGCAATGATTGGCTTGCTTTAACCCCGGAACCGACCTTGGAACCGGAGATTCCCATCTGTGATCCGCATCACCACTTTTGGGATTTTCGGACGGAGCGTGTTCCTTACCAACGGTATCTACTCCACGAGCTAGCTAATGACGTGAATAGCGGTCACAATGTACGTTCCACAGTGTTTGTTGAGGCGAGAGCGATGTATCGTGCTGAGGGTCCGGAGGAGATGCGCCCTGTGGGCGAAGTGGAATTTGTGCAAGGACTGGCAGCCGCCAGCGCAAGCGGGTTATACGGACCTTGCCGGGCTGCAGCGGCAATCGTTGGCCATGCTAACCTGAACCTTGGGGAGCAGGTTGAACCTGTGCTTCAAGCGTTACAGGCAGCGAGTCCCAACCGTTTTCGTGGCATCCGCCATGCTGTAACTTGGGATCCCCACCCAGAGGTGGAAAACACGAGCGCTCACAGGGTGGAAGGACAATTGGCTACTGACAACTTTCGGGCTGGTGCACGGGTGTTGGCAGATATGGGACCGCAGCTGCCCGAACTGGCGGATTTTGCCAGAGCAGTGCCTGACTTGACCATTATTCTCAACCATATCGGAGGCTTGCTACGGGTAGGTCCTTATGCCAGCCGGGACGATGAGGTACTCGCTACTTGGCGGAGCGGTATCGCTGCCGTCGCAGAATGCCCCAATGTCAACGTCAAACTGGGGGGTATCGGCATGCCCCGCACCGGTTTTGATTGGCATGCCCGAACAACACCCGCCGGTTCAGAAGAACTTGCATCGGATATGGCACCCTTGATGAATTACTGTATTGAGCAGTTCGGTCCTGACCGGTGTATGTTTGAGAGCAATTTCCCAGTGGATAAGGTCTCTTATTCCTACCACGTGATGTATAATGCTTTCAAACGTTTGTCATCGGGTTACTCGGTTGACGAGCGTGCTGCTATGTTTCACGATACCGCCGTGCGCGTATATCGGATAGAGATCTAA